One stretch of Dehalobacter sp. DNA includes these proteins:
- a CDS encoding AbrB family transcriptional regulator gives MTYLYLLLTLAIGTLAGLLINKLKVPGGLLVGAIAGAALLNICFDAAYMPNQTKLLVQIIAGAFIGCSMEKSDVKRLPNIIKPTIIMISALLVLNLVAGVLIHLSSPLDLVTSFMSVVPGGISDTPIIAAVMGADGSKVAVMQIVRQVLGIGVFPLLISTYDNRRKKTEEFGFREAYKEKRQKSKTKSWTALVCTLIVAAIFGLIGNKTGIPAGAFVFSILSVLILKLRYDFAYMPKWLKKFAQILSGCYLGSTIVMSDVLELRFLLVPLFIIIIGYMANCFITGFILSKTCGFTRKEAMLITTPAGASDMALISSDMGVENTDVIILQILRAVIVMTFFPQIINLILYFVGG, from the coding sequence ATGACTTATTTATATTTACTGCTTACTTTAGCAATTGGAACACTGGCGGGACTCCTCATTAACAAACTAAAGGTTCCCGGAGGGTTATTGGTCGGGGCCATTGCCGGAGCGGCATTATTAAACATCTGTTTTGACGCTGCGTATATGCCAAACCAGACAAAGTTATTGGTGCAAATAATTGCCGGTGCTTTCATTGGATGTTCTATGGAAAAGAGTGACGTGAAAAGACTTCCTAACATTATTAAACCGACCATTATTATGATTTCAGCACTGCTTGTCTTGAATTTGGTAGCGGGTGTGCTAATTCATTTGTCGAGCCCTTTAGATTTAGTTACATCCTTTATGTCCGTTGTTCCCGGTGGAATCAGCGATACGCCAATTATTGCCGCTGTCATGGGCGCGGATGGTTCAAAGGTCGCTGTCATGCAGATTGTACGTCAAGTACTGGGGATTGGGGTCTTTCCTCTATTGATCAGTACTTATGACAATAGAAGGAAAAAAACAGAAGAATTCGGTTTTAGAGAAGCCTATAAGGAAAAACGGCAAAAATCTAAAACAAAATCCTGGACAGCTTTAGTTTGCACATTGATTGTGGCTGCAATCTTTGGGTTGATAGGGAACAAGACAGGCATACCGGCAGGCGCTTTTGTCTTTTCAATTTTATCCGTGCTCATTTTGAAGCTCCGTTATGATTTTGCCTACATGCCCAAATGGTTAAAGAAATTTGCCCAGATTCTTAGCGGTTGTTATTTAGGCAGCACCATTGTTATGTCTGATGTGCTGGAGCTTCGATTTCTTTTGGTTCCGCTTTTCATCATTATAATTGGTTATATGGCAAATTGCTTTATTACAGGTTTCATACTGAGTAAGACCTGTGGTTTCACACGAAAAGAAGCAATGCTTATTACAACGCCTGCGGGTGCTTCAGACATGGCTCTAATTTCTTCAGATATGGGCGTGGAGAATACGGATGTCATCATCTTACAGATTCTTCGCGCAGTTATTGTTATGACATTCTTCCCGCAAATTATTAACTTGATCCTGTATTTTGTCGGTGGATAA